In Phycisphaerales bacterium, the sequence GGGGGGGGGTGCACGGTTCTTCTGTGCCACGGGGCGGATGATGGCTTTGTGCAGCCCGGGCATCTCGACGCGTTCCACGAGGAGATGCGGGCCGCGGGCGGGGGGGCAGGGGGCGGTGCGGCCGCCGGAGGGGGCGTCGATTACGAGGTCGATTCCTATGCCGGCGCGGTGCACTCGTTCACGAACCCCGGGGCCGACGCCCACAACATCCCCGGCGTGAAGTACGACGCCCGGGCCGACCATCGCTCGTGGGAGCGGATGAAGGCGTTGTTCAGAGAGAAGATTCCCTTCACGCCGGTTCCGGCGGCGGGCAGCAAGTGAGGGGGCAAGGCCGCGAACGCGGCGAAGGACGCTGGTCGAGAAGAGAAACCCATGGCGATCAAAGCCGGAGTCAATGAGGAGTTCCGCGTCGGTGACGCGTGGTTCGCGTCCGTCTCGCCAAAGGGCGATTGGGCCGTGGTCTTCGAGGACGACGGCGAGACGGCCTATCTCTACGCCACGCGCGTCAAAGCCGACGGCTCGCTCGGCGGCATCCTCGACGCTCTGCACATTTACAACGTCGCCCAAGTGACCGACAAGGAGAAGCCCTCGCGCCTCGTGCTCGGCTGGTCACGCAGCGGCGAGGCCGCCGTCTGCCTCATCAACGGCTACCCGCACGCCATCTACGACATGGGCTCGAAGCGGGCGACGAACCGCACGGGATTCCCACCCATCGACAAGAAGTCTCCCTTCTCCCGTGATGTGGACGGATGGGACCCGACGCTCGAGAACGCGTTCAAGTAGGACGACACCAGGGCGTGTCACATAACCGCTTGAATGCGAGACACGACACCAGGCGGGGGCACGCCCCCGCACCCCCAAGACAGAACCAGTCCATCCGTGGTCGCGGACGACGACAGCCAAAGAAAGAACGACCCCGGGAGAGTGTCCACCCCGGGGCCGTCACCATGGAGCCTTGCGTTCGGTTCGTTCGCCTTGGCGTCACGCCGCCTGGGCGAGGAAGATCTGTCCGGTGGCGGTGTGGCCGAAGCGGACGGTGAAGGTCGCGCTGGGCGGGCCCTGGTTCTGCCCGTCGCGGGGGATGAGGATGTACTCGACGAGGGTGGTCCCGGCGGGGATGGTCTAGTCGACGAAGGTCTACCTGCGGGCGACATCGAGAGTTCAAAACCATCAGGCTGCTGAGTTTCCGAATGGCATGGGTGAGTAGGAT encodes:
- a CDS encoding DUF2251 domain-containing protein, with translation MAIKAGVNEEFRVGDAWFASVSPKGDWAVVFEDDGETAYLYATRVKADGSLGGILDALHIYNVAQVTDKEKPSRLVLGWSRSGEAAVCLINGYPHAIYDMGSKRATNRTGFPPIDKKSPFSRDVDGWDPTLENAFK